Proteins co-encoded in one Medicago truncatula cultivar Jemalong A17 chromosome 8, MtrunA17r5.0-ANR, whole genome shotgun sequence genomic window:
- the LOC11427038 gene encoding protein trichome berefringence-like 7 gives MSGSHLNKSISFNRRSHSQPLGSPKPIINRFGCVSLRFQVLVIIASVFSFFIAIGGGYIYVLPSITHAFFNGQGFFSDHNNNNDSLLRKCDVFDGTWVQVSGYPLYNATECPFVEQGFDCLGNGRSDLDFLSWRWKPKSCEIPTFDVGAVLEMLRSKRVVFVGDSMSRTQWESLICMLMTGVEDKSSVYEVNQNQITKRIRFLGVRFSDFNFTIEFFRSVFLVQQRPAHEHAPRRVKSTLLLDKLDDISHQWIDSDILIFNTGHWWVPSKLFHTGCYFQVGRSLKLGMSIPAAYKIALKTWTSWIERKIDKNRTRVFFRTFEPSHWSDDTRRTCNVTQFPTFETNATEQNSFSDTVLEVVKNVNFPINVLHVTSMSAPRSDAHVGNWNDNPLSQDCSHWCLPGVPDMWNEIILSQLFTEYEIPFSENVTTRLDD, from the exons ATGAGTGGTTCACATTTGAATAAAAGCATTTCCTTCAACAGAAGATCTCATTCTCAACCTCTTGGTAGTCCCAAACCAATTATCAACCGCTTTGGATGTGTTTCTTTGAGGTTTCAAGTTCTTGTTATCATTGCTTctgttttttccttctttataGCAATTGGTGGTGGTTACATCTATGTTCTTCCTAGTATCACACATGCTTTTTTTAATGGACAAGGTTTCTTTTCTGATCATAACAATAACAATGATTCCTTGTTGAGAAAATGTGATGTTTTTGATGGAACATGGGTTCAAGTATCTGGTTATCCTTTGTATAATGCAACTGAGTGTCCTTTTGTTGAACAAGGATTTGATTGTTTAGGAAATGGAAGGAGTGATTTGGATTTTCTTTCATGGAGATGGAAACCTAAGAGTTGTGAAATTCCAACTTTTGATGTTGGTGCTGTTTTGGAAATGTTGAGGAGTAAAAGGGttgtttttgttggtgattCAATGAGTAGAACTCAATGGGAGTCTTTGATTTGTATGTTGATGACTGGTGTGGAGGATAAGTCGAGTGTTTATGAAGTGAATCAGAATCAGATAACAAAGAGGATTAGGTTTTTAGGAGTTAGGTTCagtgattttaattttacaattgaattttttcgATCTGTTTTCTTGGTACAGCAGCGTCCGGCTCATGAACATGCACCAAGGAGGGTTAAATCAACACTTTTGTTGGACAAGTTAGATGATATAAGTCATCAATGGATTGATTCAGATATTCTTATATTCAATACTGGTCACTGGTGGGTGCCATCTAAGCTTTTCCACAC GGGTTGTTATTTCCAGGTTGGAAGATCTCTGAAGCTTGGGATGTCAATTCCTGCCGCCTATAAAATAGCACTCAAAACTTGGACTTCATGGATTGAGAGAAAGATTGATAAAAATAGAACACGCGTCTTTTTTAGGACTTTTGAGCCATCACACTGGAG TGATGATACCCGTAGGACTTGCAATGTAACCCAGTTCCCCACTTTTGAGACTAATGCAACGGAGCAAAACTCGTTTTCAGACACAGTGTTGGAAGTTGTAAAGAATGTTAATTTTCCTATAAACGTTCTCCATGTTACATCTATGTCGGCTCCTCGCAGTGATGCACATGTTGGTAACTGGAATGATAATCCATTGAGTCAGGATTGCAGCCATTGGTGTCTACCTGGAGTGCCTGATATGTGGAATGAAATTATCCTGTCCCAACTTTTTACCGAATATGAAATCCCTTTTTCAGAAAATGTAACTACACG ATTAGATGACTAA